A single window of Jiangella alkaliphila DNA harbors:
- a CDS encoding magnesium and cobalt transport protein CorA, whose amino-acid sequence MTDRPADEPETTVRRSSIVDAALYRDGKRISTPSSLAETYRQLRADAEAMAWIGLYKPSDAELLSLADEFDLHPLAVEDAMEAHQRPKLERYGETLFVVLRAARYIDSDEEVDFAEMHLFVGPGFVITVRHGAAPDLSGVRRRMEDDPDLLRLGPESVLYAVLDSVVDGYIPVVNGVSNDVDEIEVQVFGRDPEVSRRIYELSREVLEFQRATRPLAGMLSGLEAGFEKYETDEELQRYLRDVADHATEVTERVDGFRQVLSDILAVNATLVTQQQNEEMKSLTEASFEQNEELKKISAWAAILFAPTLVGTIYGMNFDNMPETHWSLGYPFAVFLMAMVCASLFVIFRRKGWL is encoded by the coding sequence GTGACCGACCGTCCGGCCGACGAGCCGGAGACCACCGTGCGCCGGTCGAGCATCGTCGACGCCGCGCTGTATCGCGACGGCAAGCGCATCAGCACGCCCAGCTCGCTGGCCGAGACGTACCGCCAGCTGCGCGCCGACGCCGAGGCGATGGCGTGGATCGGGCTGTACAAGCCGAGCGATGCCGAGCTGCTGTCGCTGGCCGACGAGTTCGACCTGCACCCGCTGGCCGTCGAGGACGCCATGGAGGCGCATCAGCGGCCCAAGCTGGAGCGTTACGGCGAGACGCTGTTCGTGGTGCTGCGCGCGGCCCGCTACATCGACTCCGACGAGGAGGTCGACTTCGCGGAGATGCACCTGTTCGTCGGACCCGGCTTCGTCATCACCGTCCGGCACGGCGCCGCGCCCGACCTCTCCGGCGTCCGGCGGCGCATGGAGGACGACCCCGACCTGCTGCGGCTCGGCCCCGAGTCCGTCCTGTACGCCGTCCTCGACTCCGTCGTCGACGGCTACATCCCGGTCGTCAACGGCGTCAGCAACGACGTCGACGAGATCGAGGTCCAGGTGTTCGGCCGCGACCCCGAGGTGTCGCGGCGCATCTACGAGCTGTCCCGCGAGGTGCTGGAGTTCCAGCGGGCGACGCGGCCGCTGGCCGGCATGCTGTCCGGTCTCGAGGCGGGCTTCGAGAAGTACGAGACCGACGAGGAGCTGCAGCGCTACCTGCGCGACGTCGCCGACCACGCCACCGAGGTGACTGAGCGGGTCGACGGCTTCCGGCAGGTGCTGTCCGACATCCTCGCCGTCAACGCGACGCTCGTCACGCAGCAGCAGAACGAGGAGATGAAGTCGCTGACGGAGGCCAGCTTCGAGCAGAACGAGGAGCTCAAGAAGATCTCCGCCTGGGCCGCCATCCTGTTCGCGCCGACCCTGGTCGGGACCATCTACGGCATGAACTTCGACAACATGCCCGAGACGCACTGGTCGCTGGGCTACCCGTTCGCGGTGTTCCTCATGGCGATGGTCTGCGCGTCGCTGTTCGTCATCTTCCGGCGGAAGGGCTGGCTCTGA